In Mixta intestinalis, the following are encoded in one genomic region:
- the sufE gene encoding cysteine desulfuration protein SufE, producing the protein MATLPEKEKLVRNFNRCANWEEKYLYVIELGGRLPELSDSFHQPQYSVSGCQSQVWIVMDQAADGTIQLQGDSDAAIVKGLIAVVFSLYQGMTPQQIVEFDVRPWFEQLALTQHLTPSRSQGLEAMIRTIRARAQTLC; encoded by the coding sequence ATGGCGACACTGCCAGAAAAAGAGAAGCTGGTACGCAACTTTAACCGCTGCGCTAACTGGGAAGAAAAATATCTGTATGTGATTGAACTGGGGGGACGGTTGCCAGAATTATCTGATTCCTTCCACCAGCCGCAGTACAGCGTTTCAGGCTGTCAAAGCCAGGTCTGGATTGTAATGGATCAGGCGGCGGACGGGACGATTCAGCTACAGGGCGACAGCGATGCCGCCATCGTTAAGGGCCTGATTGCGGTGGTGTTTAGCCTTTATCAGGGGATGACGCCGCAGCAAATCGTCGAGTTTGATGTTCGCCCGTGGTTTGAACAACTGGCCTTAACGCAGCACCTTACTCCGTCCCGTTCACAGGGGCTGGAAGCGATGATCCGCACCATCCGCGCCCGGGCACAGACGCTCTGCTAA